A genomic stretch from Blastocatellia bacterium includes:
- a CDS encoding penicillin acylase family protein codes for MRQRGSGRSFSSAKRTRSSVLALLLIALSVGSASFGFDGMRSSPSPSVQEETLLVPGLERPVEILRDRWGVAHIYAQTEHDLFFAQGYTVARDRLFQLELWRRQATGTLAEAFGPRFLEHDRAARLFRFRGDLEAELRHYHPRGPQIIGAFVAGINARIAEVLKTPEQLPLEFRILDFRPDYWTPEVVISRHNGLYGNALQELQTALLVRALGSERARALLDLRPEAPQLIVDEAVDLKALSPEILSLYERYRSTITFRPEDVRPEYRASHAETSSEPAPTFSDAQEEGSNNWVIAGRLSLSRKPLLANDPHRALQVPSLRYWVHLVGPGWNVVGAGEPAVPGVAIGHNEYGAWGLTVFSIDMEDIYVYERHPQDPNRYRYGDGWETMRVEREVIRVKGQAPVTVELKYTRHGPVIFEDPSARRAYALRAAWLDVGGAPYLASLRIAQARNWEEFRQACRYWYTPGENLVWADRSGRIGWQVVGRVPIRPNWTGLVPVPGDGRYEWAGFVAFEALPERHDPPEGWIATANEENLPAGYQPIPSYSWAEPFRAARLQELLSEQRRFTLADLARIQHDELSIPARLLVPLLRPLRLPGQLPWAQQRLLEWNFVLDQRSAAAALYVAWERRLLENYWNRRIPEQARPFFRSRPLQRMIEALYAPDGTFGPDPIRGREELLVESLAQAVRDVTERLGADWRAWTYGHRRFKRVLF; via the coding sequence ATGCGGCAGCGAGGCAGCGGACGAAGTTTCTCCAGCGCGAAGCGGACTCGCAGCTCCGTTCTCGCGCTGCTCCTCATAGCGCTGAGCGTAGGGAGCGCGAGCTTCGGCTTCGATGGCATGCGATCCTCCCCTTCCCCGAGCGTCCAAGAGGAGACGCTGCTGGTTCCGGGACTGGAGCGGCCGGTGGAGATTTTGCGGGATCGTTGGGGGGTGGCGCACATCTATGCCCAAACCGAGCATGATCTCTTCTTCGCGCAAGGCTACACGGTGGCACGGGATCGGCTCTTTCAACTCGAACTCTGGCGGCGGCAGGCCACGGGCACATTGGCCGAAGCTTTCGGACCGCGGTTCCTCGAGCACGATCGGGCCGCGCGACTTTTTCGCTTTCGCGGCGATTTGGAAGCGGAGTTGCGCCATTATCATCCTCGGGGTCCGCAGATCATTGGCGCGTTCGTCGCGGGGATCAATGCCCGCATCGCCGAAGTCCTCAAGACGCCTGAGCAATTGCCTCTGGAGTTTCGCATCCTCGATTTTCGGCCGGACTATTGGACGCCGGAAGTCGTCATCTCCCGTCATAACGGACTCTACGGGAATGCGCTTCAGGAGTTGCAGACGGCGCTTCTCGTGCGAGCGCTCGGATCGGAGCGCGCTCGCGCGTTGCTCGATCTGCGTCCGGAAGCGCCTCAGCTCATCGTGGATGAAGCCGTAGACCTGAAGGCACTCTCGCCCGAAATTCTCTCCCTCTACGAGCGGTATCGCTCGACCATCACGTTTCGTCCCGAGGACGTGCGCCCCGAGTATCGCGCGTCGCACGCGGAGACATCGAGCGAGCCTGCTCCTACTTTCTCCGACGCGCAAGAAGAAGGGAGCAACAACTGGGTGATTGCGGGGCGGCTGTCGCTTTCTCGAAAACCGCTACTGGCCAACGATCCGCATCGGGCGTTGCAGGTGCCTTCGCTGCGTTATTGGGTTCATCTGGTCGGACCGGGATGGAACGTCGTCGGCGCTGGAGAGCCGGCCGTGCCCGGTGTCGCCATCGGCCACAACGAATATGGCGCGTGGGGGCTCACGGTTTTCAGCATCGACATGGAGGACATCTACGTGTACGAGCGGCATCCGCAGGATCCGAACCGCTATCGCTATGGAGACGGATGGGAGACGATGCGGGTCGAGCGGGAGGTGATTCGAGTGAAGGGGCAAGCGCCCGTCACCGTGGAATTGAAGTACACGCGACACGGGCCGGTGATCTTCGAGGATCCGTCGGCACGTCGTGCTTATGCTTTGCGCGCGGCGTGGTTGGACGTGGGCGGAGCGCCATATCTGGCGAGTCTTCGAATTGCGCAGGCTCGCAATTGGGAGGAGTTTCGTCAGGCCTGCCGCTACTGGTACACGCCGGGAGAAAACTTGGTGTGGGCGGATCGGTCGGGACGAATCGGTTGGCAAGTCGTGGGGCGCGTGCCCATTCGTCCCAACTGGACGGGCCTCGTGCCGGTGCCGGGCGATGGTCGCTACGAATGGGCGGGCTTTGTCGCGTTCGAAGCGCTGCCCGAGCGCCATGATCCCCCCGAAGGCTGGATCGCCACAGCCAACGAAGAGAATCTCCCTGCGGGGTATCAACCGATCCCCAGCTACAGTTGGGCCGAGCCGTTTCGAGCCGCGCGCCTTCAAGAGCTGCTCTCCGAACAGCGTCGGTTCACGCTCGCCGATTTAGCTCGGATTCAGCATGACGAGCTTTCGATTCCGGCTCGGCTCTTGGTTCCGCTGCTGCGTCCGCTTCGTTTGCCGGGACAGTTGCCGTGGGCGCAGCAGCGTCTTCTTGAGTGGAATTTCGTGTTGGATCAGCGATCGGCCGCCGCCGCTCTCTACGTGGCGTGGGAACGTCGCTTGTTGGAGAACTATTGGAATCGGCGGATTCCCGAACAAGCGCGACCGTTTTTCCGCTCCCGTCCCTTGCAGCGGATGATCGAGGCGCTCTATGCCCCGGATGGAACGTTCGGGCCGGACCCGATTCGAGGACGAGAGGAATTGCTCGTGGAGAGTCTGGCGCAAGCCGTGCGAGATGTGACGGAACGGCTGGGCGCTGATTGGCGGGCGTGGACGTATGGCCATCGGCGCTTCAAGCGCGTGCTCTTT